The nucleotide sequence GATGAAGTAGCCGCCGCCGCCGATGTTGACGGGGCTGATCAGGGTCGAAAGCTCCGCATTGCTCAAAAAGCCGACGATCTGCACGGCGTGGCCGCCGCAAGCCTTGCCTGCCTTGTCGCCGCAGGCCGTGGTATAGCTGCTGACCACGCCACCCGCCGCCCCCGAAAAGCCCTGGTAGACCCGGAACGACGCCATGATCACGTGCCCCTGCGCCAGCAGCAGGCGGTAGCGGTTGAGGTCGAAGCTTTGACCGCTCGCCCAGATCTGAACGGCGGGGCTGGCCGCCACGCCGGGGCCGGAAAAGGTGGCCTTGGCGTAACCGCAAAAGGTGAAGACGAAGGTGGTGCAGACGCGTCGGCTCTGGTGGGCGGTCTCCGAGCAGGTGCCCGCGTTGGGGTCTTTGCCGTAGGGGTCGCAGGCCCCCGCGTAGGCTTCTTTCTTGCCGTCGGGGAGGTCGGGGCGTTTTTGGGCGGCGTTGTAAGTCCAGTCCCCCTCGCCGAGCAAAGCCTGGCGCTTGGCGATGGCGGTGTCGAGCGCCTTTTGGACGTTGTAGCCCTCGGTGTAGTCGCTCGAGTCCCAGTCCTGCTTGACCTTGTTGACCAGAAACTGTTCGGAGAGGTTGACCGGGTTGTTGTTCTGGACCCGCTCGCGGCTCTCGACGGCGCCGACGGCGGTAAAGGCCCAGCAGGTGCCGCGCATCCCCTGGTTTTTCATGGGCGAGATAAAGCGCTTGAGCGGGAACCAGTGACGGGCCGCGTAACCCGTCGGAGTGGCGCAGGAGCTGTCCTGGTCGCGGCCCTGCCCCGGCCGAATCGCCTGAGTCGACAGGTCTGGGGGCAGCGGAACATCACCCTCGAGGCGGGTGTTGTCCAGTTCGCTCACGTCGGCCAGCAGCGCGTCGAGGTTGCTCAAGGCTTCTCTGACTTCTGCAAGTGACTTGCCCGCAAGAGAATCGGGCGACGCGGCTTTCGCCTTGACGTCGTCGGGAAGCAGCGCGTAGCTGAGGCGATAATCGTCGAGCGCGTTGCCGGCGCTTTGCGCGAGTTCGTGGATCAAGACCGCGTTGCGCAGCTGCGTGCCGAGCCCCTCGAGCATGGTCATACCGCCGGGCGTCTGGAAGGGTTGATCGCCCTCGAAATCCTGCTGCGTGCCCGCCTCCTCGAGCAGCGCCCGCAGCGCCGGGCCAGGATCGGGGATGCTTGCCAGAAACGCCTTGTCGGCCTTGAACTGCCGTTCCAGAGCCGCCCTCTGAGCTTCTTCAGAGGCGGTACTCGAGAGCACCAGTTCGCCCGCCTCTACCCGCCGCCGGAACTCTTCGGGGCTGACCTGCTCGGCGTCGGCGGGAATCTCG is from Deinococcota bacterium and encodes:
- a CDS encoding Ig-like domain-containing protein — encoded protein: MKYVWTLVLILLLAACNSTSPTPPPVIQSFSATPADLPTGGGEVTLQWTVEGATALSIDSGVGAVTGTSKTVTVTASTTFTLTASNAAGTVTKTADVTVASPPASLDVDPPARVVVADGPAVSFTANLVGAQGTVSWTLSGPGSVAPESGMSTLYTPPDSVDAPQTATLTAVLADSALSDTVTITINPVGTAIDTTLPTVSLSSSAGEVTAAGAITLSATANDNIGVSKVVFFEGATRLGEDDTAPYTFERSFTRADNGSYSYTATAFDAAGNSGSSDPITVTVAIPANEDLLTEENAWKGEIPADAEQVSPEEFRRRVEAGELVLSSTASEEAQRAALERQFKADKAFLASIPDPGPALRALLEEAGTQQDFEGDQPFQTPGGMTMLEGLGTQLRNAVLIHELAQSAGNALDDYRLSYALLPDDVKAKAASPDSLAGKSLAEVREALSNLDALLADVSELDNTRLEGDVPLPPDLSTQAIRPGQGRDQDSSCATPTGYAARHWFPLKRFISPMKNQGMRGTCWAFTAVGAVESRERVQNNNPVNLSEQFLVNKVKQDWDSSDYTEGYNVQKALDTAIAKRQALLGEGDWTYNAAQKRPDLPDGKKEAYAGACDPYGKDPNAGTCSETAHQSRRVCTTFVFTFCGYAKATFSGPGVAASPAVQIWASGQSFDLNRYRLLLAQGHVIMASFRVYQGFSGAAGGVVSSYTTACGDKAGKACGGHAVQIVGFLSNAELSTLISPVNIGGGGYFI